In a single window of the Pseudoxanthomonas sp. F37 genome:
- the clpA gene encoding ATP-dependent Clp protease ATP-binding subunit ClpA, whose protein sequence is MFSKDLEQTIGQCYKRAREARHEFMTVEHLLLALLENPSAQAVLKATGADANRLRADLEQAIEASVSRLAEDDGRDTQPTLGFQRVLQRAVYHVQSSGKKEVTGANVLVAIFGEKDSHAVYFLNQQDVTRLDIVNYLSHGIAKQGEENEASGHPEGEGKAEGGEGEGKGDALTEFASNLNELARQGRIDPLVGRGDEIERTIQVLCRRRKNNPLYVGEAGVGKTALAEGLAKRIVEGEVPEVLLDAVIYSLDLGALVAGTKYRGDFEKRLKSVLASIKKIPGAILFVDEIHTIIGAGSASGGTMDASNLIKPALASGELRCIGSTTFQEYRGIFEKDRALARRFQKIDIVEPTVGETYQILQGLKPKYEAHHGVTYADDALQAAVDLSVKHIGDRLLPDKAIDVIDEAGARQRLLPQETRKELIDVEEIETIVAKMARIPAKQVSSSDKDVLQHLERNLKMVIFGQDPAIETLASAIKLARSGLGNPDKPIGNFLFAGPTGVGKTEVTKQLALQLGIELVRFDMSEYMEPHSVSRLIGAPPGYVGFDQGGLLTEKIVKTPHCVLLLDEVEKAHPDIFNILLQVMDRGVLTDTNGREANFKNVILVMTTNAGAAQASRRTIGFMQQDHSTDAMEVIRRSFTPEFRNRLDAIVQFQGLGFDHILRVVDKFIIELEMLLQEKHVSLSATPAARDWLAQHGFDPLMGARPMTRLIQDKVKRPLADELLFGKLVGGGRVSIDVRDGELVVDAQAEPERLLPATV, encoded by the coding sequence GCGCGGACCTGGAGCAGGCCATCGAGGCCTCGGTCTCGCGCCTGGCCGAGGACGATGGCCGCGATACCCAGCCGACGCTGGGCTTCCAGCGCGTGCTGCAGCGTGCCGTCTACCATGTGCAGTCTTCGGGCAAGAAGGAGGTCACCGGCGCCAACGTGCTGGTGGCGATCTTCGGCGAGAAGGATTCGCACGCCGTGTACTTCCTCAACCAGCAGGACGTGACCCGGCTGGACATCGTCAACTACCTGTCCCACGGCATCGCCAAACAGGGCGAAGAAAACGAAGCCTCGGGCCATCCTGAAGGCGAGGGCAAGGCCGAGGGCGGCGAAGGCGAGGGCAAGGGCGACGCCCTGACCGAATTCGCCAGCAACCTCAACGAGCTGGCCCGCCAGGGCAGGATCGACCCGCTGGTCGGCCGCGGCGACGAGATCGAGCGGACCATCCAGGTGCTGTGCCGGCGCCGCAAGAACAACCCCCTGTACGTGGGCGAAGCCGGCGTGGGCAAGACCGCGCTGGCCGAGGGCCTGGCCAAGCGCATCGTCGAGGGCGAGGTGCCCGAGGTGCTGCTGGATGCCGTCATCTATTCGCTGGACCTGGGCGCGCTGGTGGCGGGCACCAAGTACCGCGGCGACTTCGAAAAACGCCTGAAGAGCGTACTGGCCTCGATCAAGAAGATCCCGGGCGCCATCCTGTTCGTCGACGAAATCCACACCATCATCGGCGCCGGTTCGGCCAGCGGAGGCACGATGGATGCCTCCAACCTGATCAAGCCCGCGCTCGCCTCGGGCGAACTGCGCTGCATCGGCTCGACCACGTTCCAGGAATATCGCGGCATCTTCGAGAAGGACCGCGCGCTGGCCCGGCGCTTCCAGAAGATCGACATCGTCGAGCCCACGGTGGGCGAGACCTACCAGATACTGCAGGGCCTGAAGCCCAAGTACGAGGCGCACCATGGCGTGACCTACGCCGACGATGCGCTGCAGGCCGCCGTCGACCTGTCGGTCAAGCACATCGGCGACCGCCTGCTGCCGGACAAGGCCATCGACGTCATCGACGAGGCCGGTGCCCGCCAGCGCCTGCTGCCGCAGGAGACGCGCAAGGAGCTGATCGACGTCGAGGAGATCGAGACCATCGTCGCCAAGATGGCGCGCATCCCCGCCAAGCAGGTGTCCTCCTCCGACAAGGACGTGCTGCAGCATCTGGAGCGCAACCTGAAGATGGTGATCTTCGGCCAGGACCCGGCCATCGAGACGCTCGCCTCGGCCATCAAGCTGGCGCGCAGCGGGCTGGGCAACCCGGACAAGCCGATCGGCAATTTCCTGTTCGCCGGTCCCACCGGCGTGGGCAAGACCGAGGTGACCAAGCAGCTGGCGCTGCAGCTGGGCATCGAACTGGTCCGCTTCGACATGTCCGAGTACATGGAGCCGCATTCGGTCAGCCGCCTGATCGGCGCGCCCCCGGGTTACGTGGGCTTCGACCAGGGCGGCCTGCTGACCGAGAAGATCGTCAAGACGCCGCACTGCGTGCTGCTGCTGGACGAGGTGGAGAAGGCGCACCCGGACATCTTCAACATCCTGCTGCAGGTCATGGACCGCGGGGTGCTGACGGATACCAACGGCCGCGAGGCGAACTTCAAGAACGTCATCCTGGTGATGACCACCAACGCGGGCGCAGCGCAGGCCTCGCGGCGGACGATCGGTTTCATGCAGCAGGACCATTCCACCGACGCGATGGAAGTGATCCGCCGCAGCTTCACCCCCGAGTTCCGCAACCGCCTGGACGCCATCGTGCAGTTCCAGGGCCTGGGCTTCGACCACATCCTGCGCGTGGTGGACAAGTTCATCATCGAGCTGGAGATGCTGCTGCAGGAGAAGCATGTCAGCCTGTCGGCCACGCCGGCGGCGCGCGACTGGCTGGCCCAGCACGGCTTCGATCCGCTGATGGGCGCGCGCCCGATGACGCGCCTGATCCAGGACAAGGTGAAGCGGCCGCTCGCCGACGAACTGCTGTTCGGCAAGCTGGTCGGGGGCGGGCGGGTCAGCATCGACGTGCGCGACGGCGAACTGGTGGTCGATGCGCAGGCCGAACCGGAGCGCCTGTTGCCGGCGACGGTGTAG